In Deefgea piscis, the genomic window CCGCGCTTGCCAAGCCGCTAAATCGAGCCGATATTGCTGCAGCTCTTCGGTATACACATCAAAAATGCAGGGATAGCAGCCACTAGTGCAACACGCCTCAAGTGGCGGTTCAATCGGCGCTTCAGGCTTTGGATCGTGGTTTTCTGGTAATGCTTCAGG contains:
- a CDS encoding oxidoreductase-like domain-containing protein yields the protein MTMNPPEALPENHDPKPEAPIEPPLEACCTSGCYPCIFDVYTEELQQYRLDLAAWQARQSGATAAPESI